Proteins encoded within one genomic window of Chthonomonas sp.:
- a CDS encoding rhodanese-like domain-containing protein: MTVLELKSLMDQGTTPFLLDVREPFELEICQIPGALSIPINDLPTRMGEIPQTVAVVVFCRSGGRSQNAVDYLSDHGYTLAVNLDGGILAWSRDIDPSMPTY; this comes from the coding sequence ATGACCGTACTTGAATTAAAATCGTTGATGGACCAAGGCACAACGCCGTTCTTGCTGGACGTGCGCGAACCGTTCGAGCTGGAAATCTGCCAAATCCCTGGTGCGCTGAGCATTCCCATCAACGATTTGCCGACCCGCATGGGCGAAATCCCGCAAACGGTTGCGGTGGTGGTCTTTTGCCGCTCTGGCGGTCGATCACAGAATGCGGTCGATTATCTCTCGGATCACGGGTACACCCTCGCGGTTAACCTCGACGGTGGCATCCTCGCATGGAGCCGCGACATCGACCCCAGCATGCCGACCTACTGA
- a CDS encoding D-alanyl-D-alanine carboxypeptidase: MRRLRRSVGHALCLASAAFALAVPPLKKEPQPLPPPNPNAAEPEVLASSALIMDLQSGRILWQRSADVPMYPASTTKILTTLMLLERTKPTDVITAPAEVTQVGESSLHLQPGEQLTAANLALAMMLRSANDACFAVAVHLGGSQEGFAALMNRRAVELGCTHTNFVNPNGLHDPSHVTTAHDLAVIARAAMQRDDFRALCRTESAVLTRSLNQADRLVKSKNHLLGAGIGCIGIKTGYTVPAGKCFVGAATRNGWELITVVMKSPDWQRDTTALIDWAYAHYSLQELVPAGTAVEIAVPGDPRRFKARTVGSFKGVGPIQTTGDKVQLTPKPTLDSAGFLAGQRVGELAVAVGGTFVGTVPLVAAETVMSRRAAATRRPVALVLSLAGLSLAGVVWYGIRTRKLF; this comes from the coding sequence ATGCGACGTTTGCGGCGATCGGTGGGGCATGCCCTTTGCTTGGCAAGTGCAGCGTTCGCCCTGGCGGTACCACCGCTGAAGAAAGAGCCCCAGCCTCTTCCCCCGCCTAACCCGAACGCGGCGGAACCGGAAGTTCTCGCCAGCTCCGCGCTCATCATGGACCTGCAGAGCGGCCGCATCCTTTGGCAACGCTCCGCTGACGTGCCCATGTACCCCGCGAGCACGACCAAGATCCTGACCACGCTCATGCTGTTGGAGCGTACGAAACCCACGGACGTGATCACTGCGCCTGCCGAAGTAACCCAGGTCGGCGAATCGAGCCTACATCTTCAGCCAGGCGAGCAGCTCACCGCTGCCAATCTCGCGCTCGCCATGATGCTGCGTAGCGCGAACGACGCGTGTTTTGCAGTCGCGGTCCATCTCGGTGGAAGCCAAGAGGGTTTCGCGGCTCTGATGAACCGCCGCGCGGTAGAGCTCGGGTGTACCCACACAAACTTTGTGAACCCCAACGGGCTGCACGATCCCAGCCATGTGACCACTGCGCATGATCTCGCAGTCATCGCACGCGCCGCGATGCAGCGGGATGACTTTCGGGCTCTCTGTCGTACTGAGAGTGCGGTGCTCACGCGCAGTCTGAACCAGGCCGATCGACTGGTGAAATCGAAGAACCATCTTCTCGGCGCCGGGATCGGCTGCATCGGCATCAAGACGGGCTACACGGTACCAGCGGGCAAGTGCTTCGTGGGAGCGGCCACCCGCAACGGTTGGGAGTTGATCACGGTGGTCATGAAGTCGCCCGACTGGCAACGCGACACCACCGCGCTGATCGACTGGGCCTATGCGCACTATTCTCTCCAGGAACTCGTGCCCGCCGGGACCGCGGTCGAGATTGCGGTGCCGGGTGACCCGAGAAGGTTCAAGGCGAGGACCGTCGGCAGCTTCAAGGGGGTGGGTCCCATTCAAACCACAGGCGATAAAGTCCAACTGACGCCAAAACCCACGCTCGACTCGGCCGGGTTTCTGGCGGGGCAACGTGTCGGAGAGCTCGCGGTAGCGGTCGGAGGCACCTTTGTAGGGACCGTTCCACTCGTGGCCGCCGAAACCGTCATGTCCCGAAGAGCCGCCGCGACACGACGTCCAGTGGCGCTGGTACTGAGCCTAGCGGGGCTCTCCCTCGCAGGTGTCGTTTGGTACGGGATCCGAACTAGAAAACTCTTCTAA
- the recG gene encoding ATP-dependent DNA helicase RecG: protein MDTGQYLDTEVMYVKGVGPNRVPLLHKLGLRTARDILYHFPRRYEDRTQLPPMRELCDGQTVTVRGELINLETRSLRGGKVLLRATLSDGTGRVTLVWFNQPWLRKKLEHYNREVIAFGTIKQREWSYEISSPEIEIIEDEDDIAEFRRIVPVYPLTEGLGQKNARSIVAEVIAKGLREIDDPLPDDFRRAHRLQPLQWSLRQIHAPEDLDKQAAARKRLVFEEFFFMQLQVQMRRNEVQRELGVAFQIEDAGALQGTGTLFAEQQAIREGETLLDSVHRMLPFTLTGAQQRVISEIWRDMARPVPMNRLVQGDVGSGKTAVAACAMLAAIRNGYQSAMMVPTEILAEQHAANLHRLFDPIGVNVVLLTGKLPAAKRKKALQQAAAGEAQIVVGTHALISDGVAFAKLGLCVIDEQHRFGVMQRLAIRQKSGVAPDVLVMTATPIPRTLTMTLYGDLDLSVIDEMPAGRKPIKTYHKGPHERTSIYSGLRKLIDEGRQAYYVTPMIEENAKIEAQAAEEVFRLLSQEVYPDLKIGLLHGQMKLAEKDEVMGQFRRGDLHILVSTVVIEVGVDVPNASVMVIEDASRFGLAQLHQLRGRVGRGDAQSYCILIDNTQSLEASERMGIMVSTTDGFKIAEADLRLRGPGEIAGTRQSGSLDFRLADLVQDSHLLEQSRQAAIELLETDPDLSLPQHAKLLECLSSNLRDRALMTVS, encoded by the coding sequence ATGGACACGGGGCAGTATCTCGATACAGAAGTCATGTACGTGAAGGGGGTTGGGCCCAACCGCGTCCCACTGCTGCACAAATTGGGTCTGCGCACGGCTCGCGATATCCTCTACCACTTCCCCCGGCGATACGAAGACAGAACGCAGCTGCCCCCCATGCGCGAGCTTTGCGACGGCCAGACGGTGACCGTCCGCGGCGAGCTCATCAACCTGGAAACTCGATCCCTTCGCGGGGGAAAGGTTCTGCTACGCGCGACGCTCAGCGACGGTACCGGCCGGGTCACTCTGGTGTGGTTCAATCAGCCGTGGCTTCGGAAGAAGCTGGAGCACTACAACCGAGAGGTGATCGCGTTCGGGACGATCAAGCAGCGCGAGTGGTCGTACGAGATCAGTTCTCCGGAGATCGAGATCATCGAAGACGAGGACGACATCGCCGAGTTCCGGCGCATTGTCCCGGTCTATCCGCTGACCGAGGGGCTGGGGCAAAAGAATGCGCGCTCCATCGTCGCCGAGGTGATCGCCAAGGGACTCAGGGAGATCGACGATCCGCTTCCCGACGACTTCCGACGCGCCCACCGTTTACAACCGTTACAGTGGTCATTGCGCCAAATCCACGCTCCTGAAGATTTGGACAAGCAAGCCGCGGCGCGGAAGCGACTCGTCTTCGAAGAGTTTTTCTTCATGCAGTTGCAGGTTCAGATGCGCCGCAACGAGGTGCAGCGCGAGCTCGGTGTCGCCTTTCAGATCGAGGACGCCGGGGCGCTGCAAGGAACCGGCACACTCTTCGCTGAGCAGCAGGCCATTCGCGAGGGCGAGACCTTGCTCGACAGCGTCCATCGCATGCTGCCATTCACGCTCACCGGCGCGCAGCAACGGGTGATCTCCGAGATCTGGCGCGACATGGCGAGGCCGGTGCCGATGAATCGCCTAGTGCAAGGCGACGTAGGCAGCGGCAAGACCGCGGTCGCCGCGTGCGCGATGCTGGCTGCGATCCGCAACGGTTACCAATCTGCGATGATGGTTCCCACCGAGATCCTGGCTGAGCAGCACGCGGCGAACCTGCATCGGCTATTCGACCCAATCGGAGTGAACGTTGTGCTGCTGACCGGAAAACTCCCCGCCGCCAAGCGCAAGAAGGCGCTCCAACAGGCCGCCGCGGGCGAAGCACAGATCGTGGTTGGGACTCACGCGCTCATTTCAGATGGGGTTGCGTTTGCCAAGCTGGGACTGTGTGTGATCGATGAGCAACACCGATTCGGTGTCATGCAGCGGCTTGCTATTCGGCAGAAGAGCGGCGTCGCTCCTGACGTGCTCGTGATGACCGCCACCCCGATCCCGCGCACGCTCACCATGACCCTCTATGGCGATCTCGATCTGTCGGTCATCGACGAGATGCCCGCCGGTCGCAAGCCTATCAAAACTTATCACAAAGGTCCACATGAACGGACTTCGATCTACTCGGGCTTGCGCAAACTGATCGACGAGGGGCGACAAGCGTACTACGTGACCCCGATGATCGAGGAGAACGCCAAGATCGAGGCGCAAGCCGCTGAGGAAGTTTTCCGCCTACTCAGCCAGGAGGTGTATCCAGACCTGAAAATCGGGCTTCTGCATGGCCAAATGAAGCTCGCGGAGAAGGACGAAGTGATGGGGCAGTTCCGGCGTGGCGATCTCCACATCCTCGTGAGCACGGTAGTGATCGAGGTTGGAGTGGACGTCCCAAATGCAAGCGTCATGGTCATCGAGGATGCCAGCCGTTTCGGCCTCGCGCAGTTGCATCAGTTACGGGGTAGGGTGGGACGCGGCGACGCCCAAAGCTATTGCATCCTCATCGACAATACCCAGAGTTTGGAAGCCAGCGAGCGGATGGGCATCATGGTATCGACGACAGATGGGTTCAAGATTGCCGAGGCAGACTTACGCTTAAGAGGACCGGGTGAGATCGCAGGCACCCGACAGAGCGGCTCCCTAGACTTTCGCCTTGCGGACCTTGTTCAAGACAGCCACCTCCTGGAACAGTCGCGCCAAGCCGCTATAGAACTGTTAGAAACAGATCCCGATCTCAGCTTGCCACAACATGCAAAGCTCCTGGAATGCCTGAGTTCGAACCTACGAGACCGTGCGCTCATGACGGTTTCATAG